From a region of the Mytilus galloprovincialis chromosome 3, xbMytGall1.hap1.1, whole genome shotgun sequence genome:
- the LOC143069697 gene encoding uncharacterized protein LOC143069697 yields the protein MELTNNSLGNSEKDLELAIKSNDLTLLQEVIQRGANINARNYVGSTALHMAVSGNASVDILRTLMENGATVAVKNNFGLSPVKSLHRTSLQTVTNLLKLEKCFDFMDRDNNSLMHIFMTEQMMFNNEEFWMMIATEYQHLNIDFNSQNKSGTTALMLAAENPADENLIYILNIVDNLDLFVSDCKGDTFLHVYMASVKLQEDLEFFTTLLQGNTKNCPKPLVKKLLLSQNLDKNTPFHIFMENPKNSIQVSLLQLFTDAGADVNICNTFGKTVLHCAIRNFTSDECRIQDEEEQNIKYLVRCGANVNEQDCNGDSPIFLTCGIKSVCILIESGANVNIQDKFGRTPLIVNGSFPCDNFEVLDKLLAAGADVNMKDYHGSSVLHHVACNYFDLQSAIVPYFLHHGCEITHDSLGHLPCHKAYECGNKEMFEALCKCDKVVHGNNINFKFRKKTVKLANLEDINQFVNDFQCYQGSGISKLLETPGIGPVVFEQEAEMIRLAVNDLVVNLCHEISIRDELFSLSLVHSGSSRENTKVGLPDEFDFVCVLEKLSEKCEIDLENTKDESGFAVLKLKSEFICHECQCLFTENGHLATHDVWKRFNSLMKDVFRNPEIFSQNIRYYDITFINQVESPTCQILLYWFGCFYKNLSISIDLALACCVKGYWPRNANIDKLSCNVQQLREEGALLLIQTELQLRLLPPQKVRMSALKAEIKHMDSLPDIAKDAYRICKICCDNRICPDLVDEQTVVAKEILKSYILKNCMFHVLEKHYKADFYAMNTKSYNDKELYKFVGQIFHTLLEFLNEENLTSFIFPWLNIFTFEGVKNRTVKESHVSCSYMKVFVKFILRLLGEPVDFTDIDTGCLSEYK from the coding sequence ATGGAATTAACTAACAATTCTTTAGGCAATAGTGAAAAGGACTTGGAACTTGCAATAAAGTCAAATGATTTAACACTGTTACAAGAAGTCATTCAAAGAGGGGCTAATATAAATGCACGGAACTATGTCGGCAGTACTGCTCTTCACATGGCTGTTTCTGGAAATGCTAGTGTAGATATACTGAGAACATTAATGGAAAATGGTGCAACAGTAGCAGTCAAAAATAACTTTGGTCTATCACCAGTAAAAAGTCTGCATCGAACATCTTTACAAACTGTTACTAATTTGTTAAAGTTGGAAAAGTGTTTTGATTTTATGGATAGAGACAATAACTCTTTAATGCATATATTTATGACGGAGCAAATGATGTTTAATAATGAAGAATTTTGGATGATGATCGCTACAGAATATCAACATCTGAATATAGACTTTAATTCTCAAAATAAATCTGGGACTACAGCATTGATGCTAGCTGCTGAAAACCCTGCGGAcgaaaatttgatatatattctTAACATTGTAGATAATCTTGATCTATTTGTGTCAGATTGCAAAGGTGACACATTTCTACATGTTTATATGGCTTCTGTAAAACTTCAAGAAGATTTAGAATTTTTTACAACTCTTCTTCAAGGGAATACAAAGAATTGTCCTAAACCATTGGTAAAAAAGCTTCTTTTGTCACAAAATCTTGATAAGAATACACCATTCCATATTTTTATGGAAAACCCAAAAAACTCCATACAAGTGAGTTTGCTTCAGCTATTTACTGATGCGGGGGCAGATGTAAATATTTGTAACACTTTTGGAAAAACAGTTTTACATTGTGCAATTAGGAACTTTACCAGTGATGAATGTAGAATTCAGGATGAAGaagaacaaaatatcaaatacctTGTTAGATGTGGGGCAAACGTGAATGAACAAGATTGTAATGGTGATTCTCCGATATTTTTAACATGTGGCATTAAAAGTGTTTGTATTTTGATAGAATCAGGTGCTAATGTCAATATTCAGGACAAATTCGGACGAACACCTCTCATTGTAAATGGTTCATTTCCATGTGATAACTTTGAAGTCCTTGATAAACTTCTTGCAGCAGGTGCTGATGTAAATATGAAAGATTACCATGGCAGTTCTGTATTACATCATGTAGCCTGTAATTACTTTGATTTACAGAGTGCAATTGTTCCATATTTTCTCCATCATGGCtgtgaaattacccatgattcacTAGGACATCTCCCATGTCACAAAGCATATGAATGTGgaaataaagaaatgtttgaagCACTCTGTAAATGTGACAAGGTTGTTCATGGAAAcaatatcaatttcaagtttcGAAAGAAAACAGTTAAACTGGCAAACTTAGAAGATATTAACCAATTTGTCAATGATTTTCAATGTTACCAAGGAAGTGGCATATCAAAATTGCTGGAGACACCTGGAATTGGACCTGTTGTATTTGAACAAGAAGCTGAAATGATCAGATTAgcagttaatgatcttgttgtTAATTTATGCCATGAAATATCAATAAGAGATGAATTGTTTTCTCTATCACTGGTTCATTCTGGTAGCAGTCGTGAAAACACAAAAGTTGGCCTTCCTGATGAGTTTGATTTTGTATGTGTTCTTGAAAAACTAAGTGAGAAATGTGAAATAGATCTTGAAAATACTAAAGATGAAAGTGGATTTGCTGTTCTTAAATTAAAATCAGAATTTATCTGTCATGAATGTCAGTGTCTGTTTACTGAAAATGGACATCTCGCCACCCATGATGTTTGGAAAAGATTTAATTCCCTCATGAAAGATGTATTTAGAAATCCAGAAATTTTCAGTCAAAATATAAGATATTATGATATTACATTCATTAACCAAGTTGAAAGTCCAACTTGCCAGATTCTACTGTATTGGTTTGGGTGTTTTTATAAAAACTTGAGCATATCAATTGACTTAGCACTTGCCTGTTGTGTGAAGGGATATTGGCCTAGAAATGCAAATATTGACAAACTTTCATGTAATGTCCAGCAACTAAGGGAGGAAGGAGCATTACTGCTGATTCAAACGGAACTACAGTTAAGATTATTACCTCCACAAAAAGTGCGGATGTCAGCACTTAAAGCAGAGATAAAACACATGGATTCCCTTCCAGACATTGCAAAGGATGCATACAGAATATGTAAAATCTGCTGTGATAATAGAATCTGTCCTGATTTAGTGGATGAACAAACTGTTGTTGccaaagaaatattaaaaagttacatactaaaaaattgtatgtttcatGTATTAGAAAAACATTATAAAGCAGATTTTTATGCTATGAATACCAAGTCATACAACGACAAAGAACTGTATAAGTTTGTAGGACAGATATTTCATACTTTGCTAGAATTTCTAAATGAGGAAAACTTGACATCTTTCATATTTCCTTGGCTGAACATTTTCACTTTCGAAGGTGTCAAGAACCGAACAGTGAAAGAGAGTCATGTTAGCTGCTcctatatgaaagtttttgttaaatttattctacGATTATTAGGAGAGCCGGTGGATTTTACAGACATTGACACTGGTTGTTTGTCTGAATACAAATGA